The Pseudomonas sp. TH06 genome has a window encoding:
- a CDS encoding DUF934 domain-containing protein translates to MNNLLRLEQGVARLVTDDPWTLIREPSTPRSAGLLILPLAHWLQSPSTHAVWLGPDDEVESLVPWLASLPLIALDFPSFRDGRAYSQAYLLRSRFGWAAELRAIGDVLRDQLSHMRQCGFDSFAVREDKSAEDALKGLAGMSVLYGRSAIEPRPLFRRR, encoded by the coding sequence ATGAACAATCTGCTACGACTGGAGCAGGGCGTGGCGCGGCTTGTGACGGATGATCCGTGGACACTGATTCGTGAACCGTCAACGCCACGATCCGCAGGATTATTGATTCTGCCGCTGGCGCACTGGCTGCAATCGCCATCGACTCACGCTGTGTGGCTGGGGCCGGACGATGAAGTCGAAAGCCTGGTCCCGTGGCTGGCCTCGCTGCCACTGATCGCTCTCGATTTCCCGAGTTTTCGCGACGGCCGCGCCTACAGTCAGGCGTATCTGCTGCGTAGCCGTTTCGGCTGGGCAGCGGAATTGCGCGCGATTGGCGATGTGCTGCGCGATCAGCTTAGCCACATGCGCCAGTGTGGTTTCGACAGTTTCGCCGTGCGCGAAGACAAATCGGCCGAGGATGCACTGAAGGGCCTGGCGGGCATGAGCGTGCTGTATGGCCGCTCTGCAATTGAGCCGCGCCCGCTGTTCAGAAGACGCTGA
- a CDS encoding cbb3-type cytochrome c oxidase subunit 3, whose protein sequence is MDIFLNILGVVFLWLAVEYCLRRETAQSLEDASMVPFADDPEVARRVELATGKTVKAVAPEVAKTGWINLDM, encoded by the coding sequence ATGGATATATTCTTGAATATATTGGGGGTGGTGTTTCTGTGGCTGGCGGTGGAGTACTGCCTGCGGCGGGAGACGGCACAGAGTCTGGAGGATGCGAGCATGGTGCCGTTTGCCGATGATCCGGAGGTGGCGCGGCGGGTTGAGCTGGCCACGGGTAAAACCGTGAAAGCAGTGGCGCCAGAAGTCGCCAAAACCGGCTGGATCAACCTCGATATGTAG
- a CDS encoding tetratricopeptide repeat protein, with translation MPKHKNKTVHPDPDSSSSALSRYLFPVTIGVLLAAVAGIGWFLFSPAPAPVKPAQSNPTPISAPAPKPTPVKTVASTPAAFVDEQQCQGCHTEQVKDWQGSHHQLAMQPATAETMLGDFSNVTFNAEKETTRFSRVGDEFWVNTPGIDGKNADFKVAYTFGIAPLQQYLIEVGEGRLQALGVAWDTEKHRWFHLYPGQGVNFKNPLHWSKPSQNANFMCVECHTTGFKRNFDAASNTFNSQWNSLGVGCQACHGPASNHLEWTQKKTDLIHAGFDVDLKDKNATVEIETCARCHARRAPLGDGYTVGKRLMDDYLPSTLTRELYALDGKIKDEVFEHGSFLQSKMFDKGVRCSNCHNPHSTELKAPGNAVCLQCHNTAGKTSIEGVDGKGLLAKNYDSIEHTRHTMGQPGSQCVDCHMPGKFYMGNDFRHDHSFSIPNPERAQKLGTPDACLTCHQGKAGDKVTAQFKLWSASTAPQAPRYDESLWLIRNGQPGAADALYTQLQRSNLPAIQRATLLAELPLYPSEQALKLATQDLKNSAPQVRESAVRAISAFLPPPERAPLLTPMLSDPVKAVRIVAARDLLNVARNNTLGAAQANWDAAIAEYETVQKSLAERAEANLNLAMLYQASGRGSEVEGLLRTALKRDPDFYPALVTLVQWLEANGRSEEAQKLLANSLKEHPDAALLQHTRGLSLIRAGKTVEAMAPLKKAAELEPQNAQYGYVLAVALHESGKVDEACAVLEGLLKVQPANRNARLSLIQWYLDSGQEPKAQVLLQGWKKMNMGDPALK, from the coding sequence ATGCCCAAGCATAAAAATAAAACCGTACACCCTGACCCTGATTCGTCTTCATCCGCACTTTCCCGCTATCTGTTCCCCGTCACCATCGGCGTCCTGTTGGCTGCCGTGGCGGGCATCGGCTGGTTTCTGTTCAGCCCGGCGCCCGCCCCGGTAAAACCTGCGCAGAGCAATCCGACACCGATCAGCGCACCCGCACCGAAACCGACCCCGGTGAAAACCGTCGCGAGCACGCCGGCTGCTTTCGTCGATGAGCAACAGTGCCAGGGCTGCCACACCGAACAGGTCAAGGACTGGCAAGGCTCGCATCATCAGTTGGCGATGCAACCGGCGACGGCCGAAACGATGCTCGGCGACTTCAGTAACGTGACGTTCAACGCTGAAAAGGAAACCACGCGGTTCTCGCGCGTGGGCGATGAGTTCTGGGTCAACACGCCCGGCATCGACGGCAAGAATGCCGACTTCAAAGTCGCCTACACCTTCGGCATCGCCCCGCTGCAGCAATACCTGATCGAAGTCGGCGAAGGACGCCTGCAAGCGCTCGGCGTGGCGTGGGATACCGAGAAACATCGCTGGTTTCACCTCTATCCCGGCCAGGGTGTGAACTTCAAGAATCCGCTGCACTGGAGCAAGCCGAGCCAGAACGCCAACTTCATGTGCGTCGAGTGCCACACCACCGGCTTCAAGCGCAATTTCGATGCGGCCAGCAATACGTTCAACAGCCAATGGAACAGCCTCGGCGTCGGCTGTCAGGCCTGTCACGGCCCGGCATCGAATCACCTGGAATGGACGCAGAAAAAAACCGATCTGATCCACGCCGGTTTCGATGTCGACCTCAAGGACAAGAACGCTACCGTCGAAATCGAAACCTGCGCTCGCTGCCATGCGCGCCGCGCTCCACTGGGCGACGGTTACACAGTTGGCAAACGCTTGATGGACGATTACCTGCCGAGCACCCTCACCCGCGAGCTGTATGCGCTGGACGGCAAGATCAAGGACGAAGTGTTCGAACACGGCTCGTTTCTGCAAAGCAAAATGTTCGACAAAGGCGTGCGTTGCAGCAATTGCCACAACCCGCACAGCACCGAGCTGAAAGCACCGGGCAATGCGGTGTGCCTGCAATGCCACAACACCGCCGGCAAAACTTCTATCGAAGGCGTCGACGGCAAGGGCCTGCTGGCGAAGAACTATGACTCCATCGAACACACCCGGCACACCATGGGTCAGCCCGGCTCGCAATGTGTCGATTGCCACATGCCCGGCAAGTTCTACATGGGCAACGACTTCCGCCATGACCACAGTTTCAGCATTCCCAATCCGGAACGTGCGCAGAAACTCGGTACTCCGGACGCGTGTCTGACCTGTCATCAGGGCAAGGCTGGCGACAAGGTCACCGCACAGTTCAAGTTGTGGAGCGCCTCCACTGCCCCGCAAGCGCCGCGTTATGACGAAAGCCTGTGGCTGATCCGCAACGGCCAGCCGGGCGCTGCCGACGCGCTGTACACGCAATTGCAGCGCAGCAATCTACCGGCGATTCAGCGTGCCACGCTGCTCGCGGAACTGCCGCTGTACCCCAGTGAACAAGCGCTGAAACTGGCGACTCAGGATCTGAAGAATTCGGCGCCGCAGGTTCGCGAAAGCGCGGTGCGGGCGATCAGCGCGTTTCTGCCACCGCCGGAACGTGCGCCGCTGCTGACGCCGATGTTGAGCGATCCGGTGAAAGCTGTGCGCATAGTCGCGGCCCGAGACCTGCTGAATGTAGCGCGCAACAATACACTGGGCGCAGCGCAAGCCAATTGGGACGCGGCGATTGCCGAATACGAAACGGTGCAGAAAAGTCTGGCGGAACGCGCCGAGGCCAATCTGAACCTGGCGATGCTCTATCAGGCCAGCGGTCGCGGCTCGGAAGTCGAGGGGTTACTGCGCACGGCGCTCAAGCGCGACCCGGATTTCTACCCGGCGCTGGTGACGCTGGTGCAATGGCTGGAAGCGAATGGTCGCAGTGAGGAAGCGCAAAAGCTGCTGGCCAATAGCCTCAAGGAACACCCGGACGCGGCGCTGTTGCAGCACACCCGCGGCCTGTCGTTGATCCGCGCCGGCAAAACCGTCGAGGCCATGGCCCCGCTGAAAAAAGCCGCCGAACTTGAGCCGCAGAACGCGCAGTACGGATACGTGCTGGCAGTGGCCCTGCACGAGAGTGGCAAAGTCGATGAGGCGTGCGCGGTACTGGAAGGCCTGCTCAAGGTCCAGCCGGCCAACCGCAATGCGCGGCTGTCGTTGATCCAGTGGTATCTCGACAGCGGTCAGGAACCGAAAGCGCAGGTGCTGTTGCAGGGCTGGAAGAAGATGAACATGGGCGATCCGGCCCTGAAATAA
- a CDS encoding nitrite/sulfite reductase has product MYQYDDYDRALVFERVTQFRDQVERFMAGELSEEEFLPLRLQNGLYMQKHAFMLRVAIPYGTLSAGQMRTLASIAADYDRGYGHFTTRQNMQFNWIELAEVPDILERLAQVNMHAIQTSGNCVRNITTEAFAGVAADELIDPRPLAEILRQWSTINPEFLFLPRKFKIAICSAKQDRAAIMMHDIGLYLYPGSDGQMLLRVIVGGGLGRTPILGLQIRDGLPWQHLLSYVEAVLRVYNRHGRRDNKYKARIKILVKALGIEAFAKEVEEEWQHLKDGPAQLTDAEYQRVASAFVPPIYRALPDTDLDFGTRLAESPAFARWVARNVQPHKVPGYTSVVLSTKPGMASPPGDVTGLQMLAVADWSERFGFGEIRIAHEQNIVLPDVPKADLYALWQLACERHLGSANVGLLTDIIACPGGDFCALANAKSIPIAQAIQARFDNLDYLHDLGDISLNISGCMNACGHHHIGNIGILGVDKNGSEWYQITLGGAQGKHSALGKVIGPSFSAAEVPQVIERIIGTFVRYRESEELFVDTLARIGLEPFKERVYPKALEVSA; this is encoded by the coding sequence ATGTACCAATACGATGATTACGACCGCGCACTGGTGTTCGAGCGTGTCACGCAGTTTCGCGATCAGGTCGAGCGTTTCATGGCCGGGGAGTTGAGTGAGGAGGAGTTTCTGCCGCTGCGTCTGCAAAACGGCCTCTACATGCAAAAACACGCGTTCATGCTGCGCGTGGCAATTCCCTACGGCACGCTGAGCGCTGGGCAAATGCGCACGCTGGCGAGCATCGCCGCCGATTACGACCGCGGCTACGGGCACTTCACCACGCGGCAGAACATGCAGTTCAACTGGATCGAACTGGCAGAAGTGCCGGACATCCTCGAACGCCTGGCCCAGGTCAACATGCATGCGATCCAGACCTCCGGCAACTGCGTGCGCAATATCACCACCGAAGCGTTTGCCGGCGTCGCGGCGGACGAGTTGATCGACCCGCGCCCGCTGGCGGAAATCCTGCGGCAGTGGTCGACGATCAACCCGGAATTCCTGTTCCTGCCACGCAAATTCAAGATCGCCATCTGCTCGGCGAAGCAGGATCGTGCGGCGATCATGATGCACGACATCGGTCTGTACCTTTACCCCGGTAGCGACGGCCAGATGCTCCTGCGGGTCATCGTCGGTGGCGGATTGGGGCGCACGCCGATCCTCGGTTTGCAGATTCGCGACGGGCTGCCGTGGCAGCATCTGCTGTCGTATGTCGAAGCGGTGCTGCGGGTCTACAACCGCCACGGCCGGCGTGACAACAAGTACAAGGCGCGGATCAAGATTCTGGTCAAGGCGCTGGGCATCGAGGCGTTTGCCAAAGAAGTCGAAGAAGAATGGCAACACCTCAAGGACGGCCCGGCGCAGCTTACCGATGCCGAATATCAGCGGGTCGCCAGCGCCTTCGTGCCGCCAATCTACCGGGCGCTGCCGGATACCGATCTGGACTTCGGTACACGCCTCGCCGAGAGCCCGGCGTTCGCCCGCTGGGTGGCGCGCAACGTGCAACCGCACAAAGTGCCGGGTTACACCAGTGTGGTGCTCTCGACCAAACCAGGCATGGCCTCGCCGCCGGGCGACGTCACCGGGTTGCAGATGCTTGCAGTCGCCGACTGGTCGGAGCGATTCGGCTTCGGCGAGATCCGCATCGCCCATGAACAGAACATCGTCCTGCCGGATGTGCCGAAAGCCGATCTGTATGCCTTGTGGCAACTGGCGTGCGAGCGGCATCTGGGCAGCGCCAACGTTGGCTTGCTGACCGACATCATTGCCTGCCCCGGTGGGGATTTCTGTGCGCTGGCCAACGCCAAGTCGATCCCGATTGCGCAGGCGATTCAGGCGCGTTTCGACAACCTCGACTATCTGCACGATCTGGGCGATATCAGCCTGAACATCTCCGGCTGCATGAACGCCTGCGGCCATCACCACATCGGCAATATCGGCATCCTTGGCGTCGACAAGAACGGCAGCGAGTGGTACCAGATCACCCTCGGCGGCGCGCAGGGCAAGCACAGCGCACTGGGCAAAGTGATTGGCCCGTCGTTCAGCGCGGCCGAAGTGCCGCAGGTCATCGAGCGGATCATCGGCACCTTTGTGCGTTACCGCGAGAGTGAGGAATTGTTCGTCGACACCCTGGCGCGGATTGGCCTCGAACCGTTCAAGGAACGGGTCTACCCGAAAGCGTTGGAGGTCTCGGCATGA
- a CDS encoding DUF3313 domain-containing protein → MKLAVMMSTLCIATLGVVGCSSKTVAPDEYSGFLKDYSQLKEAKSPSGAEVMRWIDPKVDINKFTSVYIEPTQLYPKPQPTVKIPQQTLNGINSYYDQALKRELGKSLPLATGPGPGVIVVRAAITAVSSKTEGLKPYEVIPIALVAAAVSTASGIRDQETTLATEAVFLDGGNNKVVAQVVRKGTGKPLENDSQVMKADDVKAVIDGWASDLHQSYLKLKSAK, encoded by the coding sequence ATGAAGCTAGCAGTGATGATGAGCACGCTGTGCATCGCCACCCTTGGTGTGGTCGGTTGCTCCAGCAAAACCGTCGCTCCCGATGAATACTCCGGGTTTCTCAAGGACTACAGCCAGCTCAAGGAGGCCAAGTCGCCGTCCGGTGCCGAAGTGATGCGCTGGATCGATCCGAAAGTCGACATCAACAAGTTCACCAGCGTCTATATCGAACCGACCCAGCTCTATCCAAAACCACAGCCCACCGTGAAGATTCCGCAACAGACCCTCAATGGCATCAACAGCTACTACGATCAGGCACTCAAGCGTGAACTCGGCAAGTCGTTGCCACTGGCCACAGGTCCTGGCCCGGGTGTGATCGTGGTGCGTGCGGCAATCACTGCGGTCAGCAGCAAGACCGAAGGCCTCAAGCCTTATGAAGTCATTCCGATTGCGCTGGTGGCAGCAGCGGTGAGTACCGCCAGCGGCATTCGTGATCAGGAAACCACCCTGGCGACCGAAGCGGTGTTCCTTGACGGCGGCAACAACAAAGTCGTCGCCCAGGTGGTGCGCAAGGGCACCGGCAAACCGCTGGAAAACGATTCGCAGGTGATGAAAGCCGATGACGTCAAAGCCGTGATCGATGGCTGGGCTTCGGACCTGCATCAGTCGTATCTCAAACTCAAATCCGCTAAATAA
- the ccoN gene encoding cytochrome-c oxidase, cbb3-type subunit I yields the protein MSTATIGQAYNYKVVRQFVIATIFWGVVGMAMGVFIASQLVWPEMNLDLPWTTFGRLRPLHTSLVIFGFAGSAQFAASYYAVQRTCQVRLYSDKLAAFTFWGWQSVIVIMLITLPLGYTTTKEYAEIEFSGAVWMAVVWVAYAVVFFTTVVQRKTKHIYVGNWFFGAFILVIAMLHVVNHLSIPVDWFKSYPVYSGATDAMVQWWYGHNAVGFFLTTGFLGMMYYFVPKQVNRPVYSYRLSIVHFWALITLYIWAGPHHLHYTALPDWAQSLGMAMSLILLAPSWGGMINGMMTLSGAWHKLRTDPILRFLVLSLAFYGMSTFEGPMMAIKTVNALSHYTDWTIGHVHAGALGWVAMITFGATYHMVPKVFGREQMYSTPLINLHFWLATIGTVLYIASMWVNGITQGLMWRAINEDGTLTYSFVEALQASHPGFIVRFAGGVFFLSGMLLMAYNVWRTVRVADVAIAHREAQIA from the coding sequence ATGAGCACAGCAACAATCGGACAGGCTTATAACTACAAGGTCGTCCGCCAATTCGTCATTGCGACTATTTTCTGGGGTGTCGTGGGTATGGCGATGGGTGTCTTTATCGCCTCGCAACTGGTATGGCCGGAGATGAATCTGGACTTGCCGTGGACCACCTTCGGCCGCTTGCGCCCGCTGCACACCAGCCTGGTGATTTTCGGTTTCGCCGGCAGCGCACAATTCGCCGCCAGTTACTACGCGGTGCAGCGCACCTGCCAGGTGCGGCTGTATTCGGACAAACTCGCCGCGTTCACTTTCTGGGGCTGGCAATCGGTGATCGTGATCATGCTGATCACCCTGCCGCTGGGCTACACCACCACCAAGGAATACGCCGAGATCGAATTCTCCGGTGCCGTGTGGATGGCCGTGGTCTGGGTCGCCTACGCCGTGGTGTTTTTCACCACCGTGGTGCAGCGCAAGACCAAACACATCTACGTCGGTAACTGGTTCTTCGGCGCGTTCATTCTGGTGATCGCCATGCTGCACGTGGTCAATCACCTGTCGATTCCGGTGGACTGGTTCAAGTCGTACCCGGTGTATTCCGGCGCCACTGACGCCATGGTGCAGTGGTGGTACGGGCACAACGCCGTAGGCTTCTTCCTGACCACCGGGTTCCTCGGGATGATGTATTACTTCGTGCCGAAACAGGTCAATCGCCCGGTGTATTCGTACCGGTTGTCGATCGTGCATTTCTGGGCACTGATCACCCTGTACATCTGGGCCGGCCCGCACCACCTGCACTACACCGCGCTGCCGGACTGGGCACAGTCGTTGGGCATGGCGATGTCACTGATCCTGCTGGCACCGAGCTGGGGCGGCATGATCAACGGCATGATGACCTTGTCGGGCGCCTGGCATAAGTTGCGCACCGACCCGATTCTGCGCTTCCTCGTGCTGTCGCTGGCGTTCTACGGCATGTCGACGTTTGAAGGTCCGATGATGGCGATCAAGACTGTCAACGCCCTCTCCCACTACACCGACTGGACCATCGGCCACGTCCACGCCGGCGCGCTCGGCTGGGTGGCGATGATCACCTTCGGCGCGACTTATCACATGGTGCCGAAAGTCTTTGGCCGCGAGCAGATGTACAGCACGCCGCTGATCAACCTGCACTTCTGGCTGGCAACCATCGGCACGGTGTTGTACATCGCCTCGATGTGGGTCAACGGCATCACCCAAGGCCTGATGTGGCGGGCGATCAACGAAGACGGCACGCTGACCTATTCGTTTGTCGAGGCGCTACAGGCCAGTCATCCGGGGTTCATCGTGCGCTTTGCCGGCGGGGTGTTCTTCCTCAGCGGCATGTTGCTGATGGCTTACAACGTATGGCGCACGGTGCGCGTCGCGGATGTGGCCATCGCCCACCGTGAAGCGCAGATCGCCTGA
- a CDS encoding fused MFS/spermidine synthase gives MSSRIASKPSAIPASHTASPALLLCVSGAAALIYQVLWIKQLSLVVGVEVYAITTGISAFFAGLAIGGWWFGRWADRLQQPVLLYAGLEVLVAILGVGATFALSVSASGFAWLQGNVGLLAWLLPFALVGIPAVLMGGTLPVLVRALAADPGKAGGQLYAANTLGAIVGTLLAAFMLIATLGVRGSALFAAMLNLLAAAAALIWQRRRPTAVEAPHVKHHHEKAADRTALWLYSIAGGVALGYEVVWSQSIVQFMSTRTYAFAVVLATYLTGLFIGSALLARRVERIRDPWGVFGLLIAGAGLIALVEIALLGRWLVLAQSQSEMWLLNLGASELVGMSARFAVAALSIVFVPTLLLGAAFPLALRLSVGHERVGRDVGAVVAFNTLGGIIGVMLCGFLLIPLLGLVRTLGLLAIIAAAVGYCAVRKGHHVKKGRRQAVAALGLLSVLFAVLTPVDKIASLLPGARNGTLAFYQEGRGGTVAVVAQGKGENTFHRLYIQGVSNTGDAMPSLRYMRIQALLPLLIHNSEPRSTLVIGFGTGITAGAMLRYPGLEHRVVAELLPAVVNAAPLFKGNFNAARDPGVDVRLRDGRQELLRSEQTYDLITLEPPPPSAAGVVNLYSRDFYQLAAGRLEKQGLVAQWLPLPTQNIDDSRSLVRSFLDVFPYASLWTSEFHEMLLVGSMEPMELDVAKITQRFQQDSVRSTLQDVGIGSAAALLSTWVTDRAGLERFAADAPAVTDDQPRIEYAPWVRAKEITRVLPALLDLYQPPTLVNADAGFNERMQAHRQRLMQFYRASLHAYDGDRDAWGRDIREVMQGDGGNPYFRWFTGQ, from the coding sequence ATGTCCTCACGTATCGCCAGCAAGCCGTCGGCCATACCCGCTTCGCACACCGCTTCGCCCGCGCTGCTGCTGTGCGTCTCCGGCGCCGCCGCGCTGATATACCAGGTGTTGTGGATCAAGCAGCTGTCACTGGTGGTCGGCGTCGAGGTGTACGCAATCACCACCGGCATCAGCGCGTTTTTCGCTGGACTGGCCATCGGTGGCTGGTGGTTCGGACGCTGGGCGGATCGCTTGCAGCAACCGGTTTTGTTGTACGCCGGGTTGGAAGTGCTGGTGGCGATATTAGGCGTCGGTGCGACGTTTGCCTTGAGTGTTTCCGCCAGCGGGTTTGCCTGGCTGCAAGGTAACGTCGGTTTGCTCGCCTGGCTGTTGCCGTTCGCACTGGTTGGCATCCCCGCCGTATTGATGGGCGGCACCCTGCCGGTGCTGGTGCGTGCGCTGGCGGCGGATCCGGGCAAGGCCGGCGGTCAGTTGTACGCAGCCAACACTTTGGGCGCGATTGTCGGCACATTGCTCGCTGCGTTCATGCTGATCGCCACCCTCGGCGTGCGCGGCAGTGCGCTGTTCGCAGCGATGCTCAACCTGCTGGCCGCTGCCGCTGCGCTGATTTGGCAACGGCGACGACCGACTGCAGTTGAGGCGCCACACGTCAAACATCACCACGAAAAAGCCGCCGACCGCACCGCGTTGTGGCTGTATTCCATCGCCGGTGGCGTGGCCCTTGGTTATGAAGTGGTCTGGTCGCAATCGATCGTGCAGTTCATGAGCACCCGCACCTACGCCTTCGCCGTGGTGCTGGCGACCTACCTGACCGGCCTGTTTATCGGCAGCGCCCTGCTCGCCCGTCGCGTCGAGCGCATTCGTGATCCGTGGGGCGTGTTCGGTCTGTTGATTGCCGGTGCCGGGCTGATCGCGCTGGTGGAAATCGCCCTGCTCGGGCGCTGGCTGGTATTGGCCCAGAGCCAGAGCGAAATGTGGTTGCTGAACCTCGGCGCCAGTGAACTGGTGGGCATGAGCGCACGGTTTGCCGTCGCGGCGTTGAGCATTGTGTTCGTGCCGACGCTGCTGCTCGGTGCGGCGTTTCCGCTTGCCTTGCGCCTGAGTGTCGGCCACGAGCGGGTCGGCCGTGATGTCGGCGCCGTGGTGGCGTTCAACACGCTGGGCGGGATTATCGGCGTGATGCTCTGCGGCTTTCTGCTAATCCCGCTGCTGGGGCTGGTGCGCACGCTGGGCCTGTTGGCGATCATTGCGGCGGCGGTCGGTTACTGCGCGGTACGCAAGGGCCATCATGTGAAGAAAGGTCGACGTCAAGCGGTGGCGGCGCTGGGTCTGCTCTCGGTGCTGTTCGCCGTGCTGACGCCAGTCGACAAGATCGCCAGCCTGTTGCCCGGCGCACGCAATGGCACGTTGGCGTTTTATCAGGAAGGTCGCGGCGGCACCGTGGCGGTGGTCGCCCAAGGCAAAGGAGAAAACACCTTTCACCGTTTGTACATTCAAGGGGTTTCCAACACCGGCGATGCCATGCCGTCGCTGCGATACATGCGCATCCAGGCGCTGCTGCCGCTGTTGATTCACAACAGTGAACCGCGTTCGACCCTGGTGATCGGCTTCGGCACTGGCATTACCGCCGGCGCCATGCTGCGCTATCCGGGGCTGGAGCATCGCGTCGTTGCCGAGTTGCTGCCGGCGGTGGTCAACGCGGCGCCACTGTTCAAGGGCAATTTCAATGCGGCACGCGATCCCGGCGTCGATGTGCGTCTGCGTGATGGCCGTCAGGAACTGCTGCGCAGCGAACAGACTTACGACCTGATAACTCTCGAACCGCCACCGCCGTCGGCGGCCGGCGTGGTCAATCTGTATTCGCGGGACTTCTACCAGTTGGCCGCCGGCCGATTGGAGAAACAGGGTCTGGTCGCCCAGTGGTTGCCACTGCCAACCCAGAACATCGACGACTCGCGCTCACTGGTGCGCAGCTTCCTCGACGTGTTCCCCTACGCCTCGTTGTGGACCAGCGAGTTTCACGAAATGTTGCTCGTAGGCTCCATGGAACCGATGGAACTGGACGTGGCGAAGATTACCCAACGCTTCCAGCAGGACAGCGTGCGCAGCACGTTGCAGGATGTCGGCATCGGTTCGGCGGCCGCGTTGCTGTCAACCTGGGTCACCGACCGCGCCGGGCTTGAACGCTTCGCCGCTGACGCCCCGGCGGTGACCGACGATCAGCCGCGCATCGAGTACGCGCCGTGGGTACGAGCCAAGGAAATCACGCGGGTGTTGCCGGCATTGCTCGACCTCTATCAGCCACCGACGCTGGTGAATGCCGATGCAGGGTTCAACGAGCGCATGCAAGCGCACCGGCAACGCCTGATGCAGTTTTATCGGGCAAGTCTGCACGCCTATGACGGCGATCGGGATGCGTGGGGGCGGGACATTCGTGAGGTGATGCAGGGGGACGGTGGGAATCCGTATTTCCGCTGGTTTACCGGGCAGTAA